Genomic segment of Arachis hypogaea cultivar Tifrunner chromosome 16, arahy.Tifrunner.gnm2.J5K5, whole genome shotgun sequence:
TCAGATACGATTTGATTTCAAGTATGAAAGACTTCTTAATTGTTATTGCTTAAATTGTGGGAGAATAGGTCACCACAGGAAAAAATGCAAGGAGGAGATGGCTATGTCGATGAGAAATCCTCAAATAGCCAGATACTCACCAGATTTAGGAGTGGTACAGGCAAAACTGATCAGAAAGGTTCAACGGAAAGTGAACTTGGAGAAGGAAATAGTAAGGATGAAAGAGAAGGAGGCAGCAGCGCGTGCACATCAGACGTTGGGGAAAGAAGGTGAAGGAAATCAGAGCTCAAAAGAGTGAAAATGAGGTTATGATCAAAGAAGAAACAGAAATCAAGCTGAGAACTATCAATTAGGAGGTGAAAAAGTAGGGAGAGGAGCTAAATCAGGAGTGAAAAAGCAGTCAACAATATCCCTGAAAATTAGTAGCTAattagggaggaatcagaagagaGAAATCTAGAAGAAACAAGGCAGATAGAAGACATCAGTCATGAATTAAAAAGGCTGAAAGGCAAGGAGAAAACGGGCTGAAAAAGTCAAGGCCCAACAACACAAGAAGTGAAAGTGAATAGTTGGGAACTGAGATTAACTAGTGTaaatagaacaaaaaatataaagactAATTCTTATGTCCTGGAAAGCAAGCAATATACAGGAGAGGGAGGCCCAATTCAAAATAGTTCAAAACAATTTATTTTGGAGGAAGAAAAATGAGGAAGTAATGAAGTAAGAAGAAGCCCAATGTAAAGAATGAAGGCACCAACGAAGGAAGCCATAATACAGAAAATGGACAGAATAAACAATTACCAAATGGAAGAAGTAGGAAAACAGAACATAGCTAGAGCAAGTGCAATGGACAAAGATGTTGTGGACAACTGGACAAAGACAGGTGAAATAAAGAAAACTCAAGAATTAATCAAGGGAAGGAGGGCTAACAATGGCAAGGAGAGGCATGTAGCAAATGTAGGGGAAGTATATTTTGTAGAGATTCCAAATGAAGAGGTGATAATGATAATAGAGAAGAAATTAACAAAATTCCAGAGGCAGTGGAATTTGAATTGGTACGAAGTATAAATTATAACTTGAAGCTGAAAAGGAAAAGGGAGAAATCAGACAATTACAGCGAAAATGAATTTTTGCAACTTGAAATGGGAGATAGTCAACCGGGAGAGGCAAGCAAGAGAGGCAGAATCGAAGTGCAGAATGGGGCAGCAAGAGACAGGAGCATTGTGAGGTATGAAACAACAGTAGAGCATAAGAAAAACATGGCTGAGGAGGCGGGCCTTACCATGCCCCACCCTCAGCCATGAGTTGCTTAAGCTGGAACTGTCGCAGGTTAGCGACACCTGCGACAGTTTCAGAGTTGAAGAATCTGTGTAAGCAGATTAAGTCCGCAATAGTATTTTCAATTGAAACTTGTGCTAAACAAGATTATATCAACAAAATTAAAAGGGTGCTACattttgatgaatccttttgTGTAGAACCCCAGGAGAATGTCTATGTCTTTTATGAAATGCTAACTTTAAAGTTAATGTTTATATGTGGAGTCATAATATTATTAAGGCCAATATAGAGGATACTAGTAAAAAAAGATGGATAGAAAATTTTGTATATGGGCAACCCAAATATGCACAGAGAAAAAAATTGTGGGAGAAATTAGCTAAAAATAAAGATGACTATTTGATTTCTCAACTTTTTATAGGGAATTTTAATGACATGTTAAATCAAGATGAAAAAATGGGACTGCATCCTAAACCAATAAGCCAAATGGAGAGCTTCAGAAATTTTGTTAATTGTAATCTTTTATGGATATTGACTTGAAGGGAGGGAGATTTACATGGTTTAGTAACCCTAGAAATAGCTTCATAACAAGAGAAAAAATAGATAGGACTCTTACAAAttagaaatgaaaaaaattataccaaCATGCATCTTTAATGGCAAGACTAGTTATAAACTCTGACCATTGTCTGATTATCCTCACTTTTGAaccaaaagaaaagaaaccaaggaaatttaAATATGAAATCTTTTGGGAGGACCACGAAGATTGCAATGAAATTATTAGAAAGGGCTGGAATAAGCAGACTATTAGGACACAAGGATGGGACAAGCTTATGAAAAAGGTGAAGAATTGCAAGGAAGAGTTAAGAAGATGGAGCAAAAAGACATTCTCAAGGGCAGACAAGGAGATTATTAAACTAAGTGATAAAATTCAGCATCTCCAAGAGTCTAACCTATCAGAAATTCAGCAAGAACAGATTCATCAGGCTAAGATCAGAATAGGCCAACTTTGGAGGTAAGAGGAGAAATATTGAGGACAAAGGACACGATTGAAGTGGATAAAGTGGGGGATAAAAACTCTGCTTTCTTCCATGCAACAACCATCCAAAGGAGGAATAGAAACAAGATTGAAAAGCTAAGAAATGGACAGAGAAATTGGGTACAAGGAAGGGAAGAGGTGCTTAATCTAATAGAGAACCATTTCACAGAATTATTCAAGGCCTCATCATCGGCTAATCTAGAGAGCTGCATTAGCAAAATCCCAAAGAGAATATCCTCGGATATGAATAATTGGCTGATTGAAAGAGTCTCCGACGAAGAAATTAGAGAGGTGGTATTCAGCATGGAGAGCATGAAAGCACCAAGGAAGAgaacaaaacataactaaaatatttattgaaaataGATCTAGAGGtgcaatattttaaaaaaaaaattatttggttGTGTATGCAATAATCCCTTACTACAACTGCTCTCAAATTCAAATGTGGTTTATATGACTCTAAGACTCGCTTTGTTGCTCTCCAGGAATGGAAATCATTTTTCACTGTTTCTTGGAATGGTCGAAAGCTAAAGAAGTCTAGATACTCCTAAATTTGTTTTCGAGTTGGCAAAGATAGTTTTGTGAGGCTGGgacttcaaaattttttatatttgttgttGGTCTGTGGTAAATTTGGCAGGATCGCAACCGAGATATTTTTAATTCCAGTGGTGATTGGAGTTCACGAAGGTTCACATTTATCCTTAACAGTTAGACTCCGACTTGgagttattttttaactttttataccATTACCAATTTTTGGACTCCACTAGTTATTGGAATCTGTCATTGCTTGGTATGGCCAAAGGAGGCGAATGTAAAGGAGGCACGGTCAGTGTTACAGATCAAGAAGGATCGAGAGGATGAGAAAGTGGTGGTAGATTAATAGAAGCCGAATGCATAAATTACTAGTAAAGGGAAAGAAAGCAACGATGATAAAGACAATGACATTTACTCCAACTTAGAGTTATTTTCTAACTTTGTATATCGTTACCAATTTTTAGACCCATTATTTATAAAAATCTGTCATCACTTAATATGGTCAAAGGAGGCAAATGTAAAGGAGGCGTAGTCGATGTTATAGATTAAGAAGGATCGAGAAGATGAGAAAGTGGTGGTAGATCAAGAGAAGCTGAATGCAAAACAATTATTGTAAAAGGAATatccaaaatctaaaaaaaaaaattaaaatgtaacaaaaataaaacatccaaaacataataaaaaaaatccaaaatttaataaaacgaGACATTTaacattattgaaaaaaaaacatccaaaaactaagcaaagaaacatctaaaactatTGAAAAACTATTcaaaacttaaaaagaaaaaatccaaaatataagaaaaaaaaaacctccaaagcatataaaAAAGACACATCCAAAACTTAGAAAAAAGAAATATCCAACACTAGAAAAAAATATCCAATAcctacaagaagaagaaaaaggagaaagaagaagaggtggaagaggaggaggaagaagaagacacTGTGTGTAGCTTAACCACGGTAGTCGCTCTCTCATGTGCCGTCGACTGCGGAAGACGCACAGCTTCTGCCGACAGACGACTGATGCGCgaacaaaactaattttaaaatttaaaattaagttttTAGAAAATTAGCTACTAGATAACTAAATTAGTTACATACACAATTAGctacttatactttttttttaattttaaaaaattctatctCACAATACAATTTTGTGTCCTCCTATTTTAGTTTTGACAAAACTTTTGTGTATTTCTATCTgagattgatttttttatttgtttttgtgttattttataaacattttttttgtttttgtgctttgtttttgTCTttagataaaattgaaacaaaacccAAGAGACTTTCATCaataagattttttattattataacctTTAATTAACTTGCAAGATTGAATAATTAGTTTTGTTAAATAtgttagttaaaaaataaaaattaacaatattgattaaaataaaaaataaaaatcaattattaatcacctgtttaaaaaaaatatgcaagCCTTCCCATTTATTTGCTGTTATCAACCTCGCCCACAAAATACCACATTTTTTCTCCTACGTATTGAAACCGTTCATCGTGCCTTGAAGCATATGCATGAGACATAGATTGGCACAAGTGCACAactattatcatttttttttctatttaaatcctCCAATCTTATATTGACATGAAGAACCTGATCAGCCGATCCACCAGTCACAACTTGACCTCATTATTAGGAAAGTTAAAACGTGTCTGGGTTTCGATCACCACCCCTCCTTCCATGCATTAATTTGCTACACATGCTttattattagtcattataatttTTGGTTTCTCACGCTCTCTTTGGATTCAATAGATTAAAGAATAATTGGTCATGAATttaattcgtttttttttttttttactaaagataaggAGACTCAAATTTATGATCTcttagataaatataaaaaaattatgttatttaaattataatttattagcaAACAATCTCAATTCGTTATTATTAGTCCTTATATactactttattattattattattattattattattattattattattattatatcttaaaaattcatattaaaattactactaataaaagttttaaattttttattttgatagatatacaataaatacaataaaacttaaactttgtatttttttatatgaaaactttttattaattagtaattttaatGATACATAATATATAGCTATATCATTATTATATTTTGCTACAAATATTTTAAGgtatttgttaataattttaaattactaattttgataaagctcaataaaaaattatgcattattattattattattattattattattattattattattattattctaaacttaaaatttattttgacgtaaaattttgtatttttaaatttgcattttttattaaaaaccttTATTTATTATTAGGCACATCCATATAGAGAGAGAAATGAGGGCATGTGCTAGTGGCAAAGCAAACCATGTTCAATGCCAAGTCCTAACTAGACATGTCAAATAATGGTGGCGCAAACAGCTCTTCAAATTAGTTAAAGAAAAAGAAccaattagttagttgattaattaattgttattTGGTGCAGCTGCAACAGCACCAAAGCCAGATTTTCACATGGGTAAGTGAGTGCTTGGTGCTGCCACGTTTACAGGGTCCAgtgtctttttttcttttgtgcctATTTTATGAATTATGAAGCACCACCCCTTTTTCCATTTCTTACATTGTCATTTTTTGGGCCCAGAGAATCAGACTCAATCATATTcatatcacaattttgtgcaaaTTATATTCTGCTTTATTTGGATATCCAATACAATACAACTGTATTCTCATCAACAACTTAGATATGCCATTATTAACATTACACATGAATGattttactcaatttctgtaccaaaatatctcattgaaaatttttaaatattttaagagtgtttcgataattttataaaaaatatcatacgaatattaaaattaactactaatgtTACTgaaatatcatatttttaaaattaagtacTTGAAATGTTTCCTAACTACTTATTACAGTATTAAACTTAGATACTATCTAATAACAGAATTATAATACTCAATATATATGTTGGATTAAATACTTACTATCATACTTAGaaaaaatgtaattttattttttatattttttgaactaTATATAAGTAACATAAAAGTTAGTTAAATTATTGGTCAAAATATGATGAAGACCATCAAATCTTAAGagtaaaattagttaaattaaaactaattatctgaagctccacatgaagccGTGACTGTCACACTAAAAaccttgaaattttattttattttttaaaaatcgtgTATGATATGGTGGTAGAGCTTTTTAGAATTTAGAGTTATCATTATCCTCCGTCAATCCAAGAAAGAGAAGTAGAAGTGTATAATATATAGtgatataaaaataagtaaaatacaTTACAGAATGTGGGAGAGAGAGAGGCTACTGAGTCTGTGTTCAAGTTCAACCTCCACTTCTTAATTACATAGCTCTCATGACAATAAATGATGATAATAATGTGGTAAGGTAAGTGGTAAATATAACCAATACaacaataggaaagcaaataagagaaccaataatgcataaaataagaatataataTAAAGTATAAGAAATCACATATCTTATAATGTTATATTATATTCTTAAATTAAATGTCACGGTCTCTAGAGCATTCAGGAGGAAGAGTAGGGTAACGCTTTCTATCATTGCAATAGTTGTAAATAGTGAACTTCTGGCGAACCCATCTAAGCCTCCTCCATTGAAGAGCATCAAGGTCTCTGAATTCTTGTTGGTCCCACCATCTCTTACCTTGAGTGGAACAGAACTTGGCTTCAACGGAGGCTTCACAACCATCAATGTGGAAGCCTTTGTAGGAAGCTATGAATGGTGCTTTCGACCAATCTGTTTTCTCCAAACCACCCCTTGTGGCCCAATCATCTGCGTTCCATAAGCTGTTGTAGATTTTCATTGGTTGGTCAAATGGGAATTTCACACCCAAGTCCTTGCAGTTCTTGAACACCCTAATTGGTACATCATCCACAAAGAACCTGTTTTTCATATACACaaattttctttccatttaatcTCTCTCGGAATCatattaattacataaaatcacaaataaatctctaatattttatttcaaacataaataaaatttttactaaatttaaatataaataaattcttaatttttgtaAAAGAAATCATATAAATCTTTCAAGAAATACTAGATAGCCATCAGAATTCTATCATTATTTGAAAATATTGGATAAAgtatgttttttaaattattaaattaaaaaaattaaattagtgactaaataataattaaaaataataaattctgatgatctcctaatatttttctaaattcttTGGTGctaattcaaataattatttatgtatctcccatttataaaatattacagatttattactaatattttaatttgatgaaaaatgtatttatttttgtaataaaaaattagaggCTTATTTGTGCTTCTTTCACataagtttttagagagaggataacgacattttattaaattaatatatcatttaaatttgatcaaatttttttatattgaagtGACAACATCTATTACTAAGTTTCTATGATACTGAAGTGACAAAATCTGTAAGactctatatataaaaaatgagtgttaggatttaaaataaaatgttaaaaataaaagaaaaaaacaaaccaACACCCTAAAAGGACCTTTCTTTACGAGAAAATTAGCAAAATTATTATGGGGGGAGTACGATGCTTGTAATAGTGAAAAGGATACGTGTGACTTtgtcttttgtaaatattttcttttccttttgaaaATTCTACCCTCCTTCCAACACACATCATCATCATTTCATTTCGGTTAGGTCCCACTCTTTTTTCATCTTTCGTAACATTttgagaaaaaattataatacataGAAGAAGAATGGtgattttttctttatattaattaattaatgaaaaataattataattaaacagAAAGTAGAAAttttatacttatatatatatagtagaagCTTGAAAGTTGCGAGATCCAGcttgaaagtaaaattaaaattaaaataaaatgaaaaaacacAAGGCACGTGAAAGATTTTATGTAAAGATTTTAGGTCCCACATTGGGAGAAATGATGATCCCCTTTAGGTAATAAAGATTTCACCTgtaaaatttttaactattaagtaTTAACTAGATGTCTCGCCATTCacatgctgtttttttttttttttgttccttcTTAAAGATAGAAAGATAATGTTATTTACAcacttaaattaatatatatttggaatatatatatactaatatacTAGATtaacaaaaggaaaaataagatCGATAGGAAACATTTTATTATAAATACAGATAAATTGAAGGAATGCATAGATGAAATAatatatttacatataaaaaatgttaagaatcattttaaaatttagttaactTTATTATATCCATCTTTCCTTCCCACTCTCGTATATTGAAAAAAATGTTAGTCTTCTTAATTAAACCGATTTTCATTAAAAAGAAGTTAAATTTATAGAacacagaaaatatttttataaatgaaGTGTAtatataaaatgttaaaataatactacacatttaaatatttttgttaattaagtctaactaatttaaaacaaaaattaattataaataatattatttcaagTCTTACAGTTTAATTTGGTTAAACTCGATTCAAAAAAAATGTGGATATGTATCATTACTCAAAATGTTAACGAGAATGAGTTGAGATTACTTACACAACTTGATACAAGTTCCATAGAACTGAATATCTGTGGTATTCTTTGGTGGGATCAAACCAGAGATAGATTCTCTGTTCTCTATCACCTTTACCTCCGGTGAACACATTGGTTTGCAATATGTAAGGTTGTCCTGTTCTGTTCCCCAAGAACTCAAAGTCTATTTCATCATGCTCCGCAGTTTGTGAAGACAACTGTGTTATGTCAATATTCAAAATCACATTCATTCCCACACCAACCAACCAACCAACCAATGTTCAGAGTTCAGACTTCAGACACATTATAACTACATAACAACACACTCACAGTCTCACACTAGACAAATTTATTAGGTCTCAATTAGTAGCATAAGAAAAACAAAtcccattttttttaaaaaaaataacaaaatatattctttttaaaataagatttgtttaatcttttattttattaaaaagttccagcaaagaaaaaaaaaatgaaaaaaagagaaaagtttatttattttattttagtttttgaatcttACATAGAAAGCGGTTACAGTGCCAGCGGAATCACCAGGAACCATCTTGATGTACATGCTGAAGTGACCAAACAAGTATGAACCTTTGGACTGGAATCCAGTGCCTGTTCATTTTCAAcagttaattaattaacatttaaacattaataataataataatggagttATATTATTACCAGTATATTTATCAAGATGGAGCTGAATCTCAGAACCGCCATTGAAGTATTTGATGTGGTCAAAGGCCCAAGTGGGAACATAGTTACGGCCGAATTGAACATCAACGGGCCTTCTGGGAACGCCGCACATTGCAGCGGACACCAGTGACGCTACAACAACAAGACTTAGGGTCAATACACCTACACGCCTTGAAcccattttctatttttcttttcaaacttgtGACACTTCAAGGCTATACCATGCCCCCTATATATAGCAACTTGGactcttgttttttttcttttttctttttattgttttttgggGTGGGGGCGTGGGGGGATGCAATGAACGTTCCTATGTCTttgcctttttattttttttttggtttacccaaacggtatcccccaacccgacaggttaaggactaatccgtcgcggatctgagctccatttaagggtctgccgctggccaatgggttgctgcatgcacaaggcggggttcgaactcccgacacttgcttaagcggacgagtgagctgaccactcgaccaacccaagttggttattTTTGCCTTTTTATTTGGATCTTACACATTACACCATATAGTCTAGTATTAAATGTTTTAGCTTGCTTAATTAAATGTTATATATCTAATTCGTTTCTTAGGATtggtaaaattttattattattattattattgtcacaGTGTGAAGTGGTAAACGTGAAAATCTAAATACTCTCTTTCCGACTCTTGGTGATAATTTTACTATTCTTGAAAAAATGAATACTATCTCTTTCAGTTGAGTATTAACTATCAATATCTCATTAACTTAATAATGAATTACATTTAGAAAATTTTATACTAAAAGTAACCAAAACTTATGCGTTGGTGATGCTCTATCTTTGAAGGTAGCTCTTGTACTGTAGCATAATGTTGATCAATTTTCTTTTGGGTtgaaagaaattaatttgaaCAAACATGCATAAAGTGATTTAgttgtttttattgaaaaaaatgacaagaaaagtgatAGTGAAAATTAACTGATTTAAATTCTAaagtgatttttaagattgatctggatattaaaataatttttgagattCTAATTATAATAATTAGGTCATTAAAATTAGCAAAAGTGACCACATTAGTCCTTTATTCATTTATACTGTTAtgaattttttgtgtattttgagGACATAAACTATTAGTGGTACGTGTTGACATGGTTCAGTCACATATAATGATATGATAACGGTTCTATTAATAACATTTGACATGTTCAAAATGCAAAGATGTCTATCTAAAGAGTATATTTAGTGATTGTACATCAAAAATGCAATTTTATTATgtatgaataattttaaaatggtcCAAATTATAGCCAAAAAAGAGTAAAATTCTTTTTATTGGTGTtgagccaaaaggaagaaattcAAAAAGAATACTATAAggagttaaatttttatttttgaggaAAGTAAATAGGTAGAAATGGATTAGTTGGATTTAAAGTATTCGAAATGACTAAACtagatattttttcattaatgTTACATGCCATGAGCATCCTTTTATttagacattttttttaaaaacaaatatcCGGAGCAGTGTCAAAACTGCTACCTTAACTTGTGGAGATAAACTTCTTTCTTATACCCATTTTTTagttaaagagaattaaaataatgGGAACATCCAAAACATCTTCTGCCAACTATCTTATTTAGTAACATATGACATTGTAATCATTGGACAATGTAGTCTCCCTTTAAAATGGCTTGAGACTATAAATGATCTCAACCCACTTCTCtcaagaaattttttttctaaaaattggaGAGATCATCTGTATCCTTTGCTCTCCTCTAATTCTTCTCATTGTTCTTCACTTTGTTCATCCAATTCAAACAAGAGAATTTATAAAATTAGCATTTGGCTGTTCTAATAGAATAATCGACAATAAGTTCTACTTAACCCTTATCCACTTTAAAACAGCTCATTCATTCTCTTGTGGCATTAGTGAACGCCTCAACACTTGTTCTCCACCATTATTTCTCATATTTAGTTCTTGTGTTGCTTATTTGTcactaataaaagtatttttctcataaatttaCCTACTCCTAATCTCTCCTCTTAATCTTTCCTTACTTAATCTATTTTCACAAAACTACACCCGAATCATTTTGTGACTCAATGGGGAGGAACATTTCAATGCAATGATAGAGTCTAGTAGCCCTCACTCTAGGTAGAATCAACCACCCAGACGATGTTTGATAACTCCTCAAAACCTCAATCTTAGCTTAGGAACACCCCAAGATAAGGACAAGCACAATCAAAAAGAGAAACACATGGAGCAGAAAACTCTGGGTGCACTAGAAAGAGGAGCTTTTGTCCATAGAAATTTGTTCACACCCAATACTAAAATTACTACTAGTCTGCATACCAACATTACCATTCTTACTCACGTGTACAATAATATGATAGACAATCAAAAAAGATGTAAACTTTGATCATTAAAATGATGGCTACGGACCAAATAAGGTATAGAACCTTTTTGCCACTCGCAACCATAAATCAAGAGCatatggaggaagaagagaaTACCATTGTCACTTACAGGGAGTTGTCACACATTCTAAAGGACAAAAGAGAAACAAATAAGCCCACTTGAGAATAAACCCACCATTTGGATATCATATTCTGACACAATTATACTTTAAGGGATACCAACTGCCTACCTTTTGCAAGTTTGATAGTATAAAAAGTGTCAAAGAATAcatcttattatttttaaatgatcTCGGGGTGTTCAGAAATCATTAAGAACTCAAGATCAGGGGATTTAAGTCGTTGATGAGAAGGACAGTCACCTAGTGTGCCAAACTAAAGACCAATAGCATCAACACTTAGTGATTGTTGATAGAATTATAAAAGTTCCTGGAGGAGGAACCCTCTATGCATATCATGAACTTGGGAAGAGTGAAACAGAAGCAAGAAAAATGATTGGTGGTATTTATCAAAAGAAATAGAAATCTAACCTTACTTTGCATTGACACCCTCTCAGAACCATAATCGATGTATAGATATATTAAAAACGTAGAATATGGGTTACAAATTTATCTTTCTATGAGCAACATAAacactttctttaaatttttgaagagAGCATCTGACATGACTGAGGCAATAAAACATAATGGAAGGATATTTAAAGAAATTTTTTCTCTAATGGTGTGTTCTGTTGATG
This window contains:
- the LOC112754936 gene encoding xyloglucan endotransglucosylase/hydrolase 1, yielding MGSRRVGVLTLSLVVVASLVSAAMCGVPRRPVDVQFGRNYVPTWAFDHIKYFNGGSEIQLHLDKYTGTGFQSKGSYLFGHFSMYIKMVPGDSAGTVTAFYLSSQTAEHDEIDFEFLGNRTGQPYILQTNVFTGGKGDREQRIYLWFDPTKEYHRYSVLWNLYQVVFFVDDVPIRVFKNCKDLGVKFPFDQPMKIYNSLWNADDWATRGGLEKTDWSKAPFIASYKGFHIDGCEASVEAKFCSTQGKRWWDQQEFRDLDALQWRRLRWVRQKFTIYNYCNDRKRYPTLPPECSRDRDI